The Plutella xylostella chromosome Z, ilPluXylo3.1, whole genome shotgun sequence region TCACATTTCATTTACACGTAAGAAAATCCCTCTAACAGCTAAGTATAGCATAAACAACACACCGTTAGAAGAAGTTGAGACCATTCGTGACCTTGGAATTATTATGGACAAAACATTAAGTTTTCGTGACCATATCGATGTTACCATAAAAAAAGCGTCCAAGCTTGCAGGCTTTGTTACTagacaaacaaaaatatttagggACTCTAGTCTAGCTATTACCATGTTCAACAGTTTGGTTCGTAGTGTCCTGGAATATAGTAGCCCCGTTTGGAATCCTAGCTATAAAATTCATGTGAACAGGCTGGAACGGGTTCAGAAACGTTTCCTATATCACCTAGCCTACACAGAGAATAAATGCCGTAGCCTTGAACCGTACAGCGACCGCAGGAAGCATTACAAACTTCAATCACTTGAGGCTCGGAGAAGGTGTAACGACATAATATTCCTGACCAAAACTGTTCAAGGAAAGGTGGATTCTCCAGAAATTTTgggaaaaattaaattaaacataccACGCTCAGGCAGCCGACTCCAAAACAGAAAAACCTTTTATCTTCCGACATGCACCACACTACACGCTCAACACTCCCCTTTATACAGACTCTTAGCGACATACAATAGCGTCCAGGACTCGATTGATATTTTTGGATCCACTGTCTCATCAATTAAGTACCAGTTGAAAAgttttattatgtaatgtatttGTTTTCGCGTCTACGGGTTGttttagttaattaagtaggtatagcaaTAACAGCACACAAATACTGATATTCTTATTTATACTGTAGTATGTAAActtgtaaataatttgtttaagtAAGTAGCATAAGTTGTTCACTTATTAAGTTATTGGAATAGCACTAAGttcatttttgtaaaaatttaattctatttttttatgcaTGTTGTGCTCACTTCTAGTAGGGCTTATTCATTGTAAGGTAGTTAGGCAACTGTTTTTGAAAACTGTAAGAACTAAGCTCAGTTTAGTGagccaaataaaaaaaataaacaccaacataaaaaacaatcaCATCTCTTaggtgataaaataactaaattataaatattaaattcccATGGTTTGATATGGGGCAAGAcatttaggtgatgggcatgcccaccttgcccatatgggtggatccgcgcctgccggctacctgtctaaggtTGTCGGTCGGGCTGGAGGACGTTTGCTTGTTCAATTTaacatttcattatttatcagTTCCACTCAAAATTtttggtacttacctaatgtAAAACTTTGTTTTGCAACTTCATCCCAGTGTTATCAGACAAAAGCACACATTTGTATCATAACATTATACtaatttattgttgttttagGTCTGACTTCGAGTACGACGACGCCGCCGCCCGCAAGTCGCACGCGCGGTCATCGAGAAAGGCCTTCGAGTCGGAAGACGACTACTTTGAAAggtattttcttattttttacactTCAGTGGCCCGGCTTTTGTTCTTTAGACTTCGTCAGTGGTAGTGCGTGTAGAgtgttttagtattttttcttatagCACTTAGATCACTCGAAATGTATGAATAATACAACAATActatatgtttttgttttcagtAACCCCAAGAGGATCGCAAAGCCGACTAAGCGCGCGTCGCAGCTTGCCGAATCAGACGCAGAATCGACTGTAGCAAGGTAATACACGGTACATTTGTGATTTATACGATGGTGTGTTGTCCCTTCagttaactataataatatgtgtttttaccaactttttaaattataccctaagtatatttattccTTCTGTAaagattttgtattatttttccaGTTTTACGTATTAGATAAATAACAGTTATTTCTTTCTATttcagaaacaaaaagaaagcACCGTCGAAGTCAGCTGCCGGCAAGCGTCATTGCGATTCGGACGACGAGTCGGTGCCtaggtaaatattattgtgtttttcatttcttgtttttttattataattttttcatgtcttatgtacctacttgccCGTGTTCCCCACAGTTGACCTTATGCActgtttcatattttattaatatatgttGTGGTTTTTCAGACGCAAAAGTAAGGAGGTCAAACCCAAGGAGACCAAGCGCAAGGCACCGCCGCCGTCGAAGTCAAAGAGGCCCAACTGGCGAGTCTTCGATTCCGACAGCGAGGAGGAGTCTGCTACCAGGGCGCCGCAGCAGCTGCGGTCGAGCTACACCAAGCGGGTCGCTGACGGAGTCGTACGCCTCTCTGCCCAGCTTGAGGGAGGGCTGTTCTTAGACCTCAAGCTATACCAGGTCGACGATATTAAGAACGTCCACCCACGCAAGCGGCACGAAAAGGCGGTGTTGGCGCTGCGATTCCAAGCGGACCCCGACTCGCCCGAGTTAACTGCACTGCAGCAGCTGTTGCATCGTTGTAAATCCCGCTTTGTAGAGGAGGGGTATTTTTTCCCTGATaagttagattaagtttttaggcaataaaatataacatatagctatttgtattttctatttttaatttttttttactaggcCTCACGAAATATTAGGTAAAGCTCACACCCCACTGCTAGGCATTTACATGTTATAAGAGTCTTGTCCACTGCAGTTATTAGGAACACCCACATTTACAGGCATTTAGATAGGTATAGGTTTTACTGAGCATTAGgtactattaattatttctatttactCTAACCATTTAATGCAAAAAATAGTTCACACAAATTATTTGAATTatgaaaagaaagaagaaaatcCAATAAAATGATATATTGCTCTGTTTGTGATGTCTCAGTAAAAAGCAGATCTTTTTCCTCTCATTTGCGAAGCACTGTACATAAAAACAATAGTGCTGTAATGAAATGTGATGGAATTGAGAAAGTGTCATCCGCGTTTCGTAACCGCATTGCAACTTACAGGGTGAGGCCGAGCTCGGACTGCGACGACGCGCGCGGGTCGAGCCCGCCGGCCGTGTTTATTCGCTCGCTACGTAGCCGTGTTCGCCATCTAATTGATGCACGACTTGACTCTTTTGACAGCGTGAAAGCCAATTTTGAACTGTTTGCAGAGTTTTCTCTCCCAAAAAATGATAATCGTGAACTTAAATCGTTTGCTACAGGGAATATTGTCATTCATAAAAACtatgattttaatgaaatatttaaaaaggtTGTCGAACAAATTGTTGCTAGTATTGATGAATTCCAGGAAAGAGATAGCGGTTGGGCCTTTGTTGCCAATTCTTATCTAGAGGTTAATATTAACAAATATAATCCTCTGCGGGCATCAGGGTTTATCGACCTACCGAGAGCTATTAAATTAAAGCATGCATGTGTCAACATCCAAAATGCCGACCATTTTTGCTTTTTGTGGTGCATTATGGCAGCTTTATTTCCAGTCCAGCAAAATTCGAATAGAACGTCATCATATCCTCACtttgatactttattaaaCACTAAACACATGACTTTTCCAGTAGGCTTCAGGGATGTAAGGATGTTtgaaaagaataataaaaatattagtgtaaatatttacggtctaaaaaataacaaaacaattgTTGGACCATTATACAAGTCCATTCAAAAAAAGAAACATCACGTTAATTTGTTGTTCTTGGAAAATGGTAGAAACACACATTACTGTCTCATAAAAAATTTAAGCCGTCTTGTAAGGAATCAGGTCACAAAACATCATAGCAAAATATCTTTTTGTGATGATtgcatgatatttttttccagtCATACTAAACTCAATAACCATAAATGCAGTGGTGTTAAAACTTATCTGCCAGAAAAGGGTACATTGATACAGTTTAAGCATTTCGAGCGTATGCAAGATATGCCATTCGTAATCTACGCTGATTTCGAATCAATGTTAGAACCCACTTCACTTTCAGAACAAAACTCGAAACACACAACAAACCTGCAAAAACACATTCCAATTGCATTTGGTTATTACATCGTATGCTCTTATGATACATCCCTCAATAGGTACGTGTCTTATCGCGGCCTTGATTGTGTTCAagttttttttgaaaaatctgGGCGCTGACGTTATGAGACTAAGTAGAGTATTAAAAAATCAGATTAATATGTTAcctcttactgaagctgagcTAAAAAGTTTTTCTGCTTCTCAATTTTGTTATCTTTGTAGTAAGTTACTGTTCGAAGATAAAGTAAAAGATCACTGCCATTTAAAAGGAAATTACCGTGGTGCAGCTCATTCCTACTGCAACCTTCGGTTTAAACTACCAAATTTTTTGCCTGTTTTCTTCCACAATTTGTCAGGCTATGAcgctcatttatttataagagaGTTAGGTGAATTGCCCGGCAACATAAATGTTATcgcaaaaacaaaagaaaactaCGTATCATTTACTAATTTTTTtccaattaataaaaaagagTTTATGGCAGTGCGCTTTGTAGATTCCTTAAAGTTTTTAGGTACTAGTTTAGAAAAAGTTGCGGAAAATCTAACAGTTcaggattttatttatttatcacgTTTTTACCCCAATAAACAGCAATTTGATTTGTTAAGACGTAAAGGAATTTATCCGTATGAGTACATGAGTAATTGGGATTGTTATAAAGAAAAAGCAATACCTCCTCGCGAATGTTTTTACAGCAGTTTAACTGACGAAACTATATCAAAATCTGACTATGAACACGCTAAGCAGGTTTGGCGGACATTTAGTTTGTCAAACCTCGGTGAATACACCGATTTATACTTAAAATCTGACGTGTTATTGTTGACTGACATTTTTGAAAGTTTCAGACGAAC contains the following coding sequences:
- the LOC119694887 gene encoding uncharacterized protein LOC119694887, whose product is MKSDFEYDDAAARKSHARSSRKAFESEDDYFESNPKRIAKPTKRASQLAESDAESTVARNKKKAPSKSAAGKRHCDSDDESVPRRKSKEVKPKETKRKAPPPSKSKRPNWRVFDSDSEEESATRAPQQLRSSYTKRVADGVVRLSAQLEGGLFLDLKLYQVDDIKNVHPRKRHEKAVLALRFQADPDSPELTALQQLLHRCKSRFVEEGYFFPDKLD